The Ictalurus furcatus strain D&B chromosome 12, Billie_1.0, whole genome shotgun sequence nucleotide sequence TTTCACCGGGGTCCACAATTTGCTCGTGACTCAAGGTGCAATTTCACGGCCGCTTGAGCTCATCTTAGGCTACGTCCACATTAATACGGATGaatctgaaaactgcattttcattttccaaAAGATCACTCGTCCACACTGAAGCGTCTGAAAACGCTTACATCCCTATACCGCGCATGCGTAAAAACATAATGCGCTGTAGAGCATCGTCTACCATCTTGTTTGgtttgagttgaatgggtccCATGACTAAAAAGACCTCATTGGTTTTGAATATCTCCGTTTTCTCGGGCCACACTGCAACGCGGAAATGGCGTCTTCCAATTTATCCACTTGAGAGAGTTGCTCAGTTTTCACTGGACAAAAAAACGCCCTCTCAGTGTGGACGGAAGTCCGAAACGTAGCGAAAAGgatgcgttttcaaatttatccggaTTAATATGGACGTAGCCTTAAAGGTAAAACTCAGCATGGGGAGTTCATTGTTAGCAGCACATGACAGCAACCGACATGACACCCCTGATTGACTAATGCAGCGGTTCTTAACCTTTTTGCGAGTACGACCCACTTTTAAGAATGATGCCCAATGTTGCGCCCGATGATGCGTACTACTCACTCAGTGGGACGGTTGGTCTTTGATAGAGGATGAGGCAGCCCAAAAGACCATGACTCTGTCTCTATACCTGTTCTTCGGCTACACCAACGCTGAAAAATCAGCCTCACAGAGATAGGTCGAAGTGAATGGGAGAGTTTTTTTCATTGCCATGTCACTAAGTTTGTATATCCAAAAATCCGCCAGTGGTGTCCCTACAGTATAGGAATAAAAGTTTTCCAGTGACCCCCCTGCTACCGCTTTTGCGACCCCCCAGGTGGTCGACCCCAGATTAAGAACCGCTGGATTAATACTAAGTAGGTTACTAATTTTGgcatcagtatcagtatcagaatCTGTATCGacgagaataaaaaaaatcaggtatTAGTACTTGTATTCAGTCTGAGAAAAAAATGGCATCAATGCATGGGGTGTTTCACAATAAATCTGAATTGAGTCATTTTCCCcagattatttaacattttttaaatgacatgcaTGTAATTGagtaagcaagtaagtaagtaagtaagtaaataaataaatatttttataagtttatatgtttaatttatatggCGGCTTTCTGAAACTCAAGGTTGCTTTACAATTGACTACAAAGCAGTCAAACTCACCTCACAGAACATAGGCAGCTTTTTGGCGAAGTCTACCACTCGGGTGATGGCTGGGGTGATGATTTTTGTAAACTGACTGAAGGCTTCGATGTCCACCTTACTGCCCTCCGGTGTGCTGACGATCGTCCCCTGACCTATGTCTTCAGCCTGAAATGATAGGAAATGGGAGGAGCAGAGTGCTTAGCAACAGCATGACTGGCAGCTTATGCACCATTTCCACTTGGACATTTCAGACATTGGACACATTAAGTCCTCACTCCCTTCTAAATAGCATGAGAAAAGGACACAGAATCACAaagcacactgcaaaaaaaaaagtctgaggTGCCCAAGTTATTCCgaagaaaaggaagaggaggagaagaagaaggaaactTAAACGATAGGACGACCAGAGGAAGTGGGAGCAGAGCTGTTCCTTATAGATCTCTTTCTTATAGTGGTGTCTTTGACTAGGGTTATTCACTGATATAGtgagagttgttgtttttttcttggtaaATTTACATTATGCCCTTCTGACCAGGAATAACGTGAAAGATGAAGCATGGAAAGGACCAGATTGAGGAAAGAGCAGACACGGGTGCTGAGTACAGCGCAAAAACCCAGCCTTCgacctctttctttctcttttggccttgttttttcccccctgttccATTGCTATAATGCGCTCAGTACAGCTATCCCTTAAGCTTTCCTCTCCTGTGTACACCCTCAGTCTGACACAGCGAGCACAGCACTACACAAACATGGCAAACAGATGCTTCAAGCATTTAGCACATCAAtctattcacaaaaataaaaatgaaacaaacaaacaaaaaaaaaaaagacagaatggAAGCAGCCGACAATTTCATAGAGCGCCTTTTTTGggtaaatcaaaatcaaaatcacaACAGCTCAAATGAATTTGGTTCTATTGGTTCTTACCTTGGTTTCCTTCACCCCCACTGCACTCTGGTCAGAAGTATAGAATAAATTACAAGTTATTTCATTAAGTAGCATTGCTTCCTCGACCTGTTGGGCAATCAACAGGGATCGTGAAGTTTCAATGAAGAACCCGAGTCAAGCcaactaaaagaaaaacaagttgAAACTGAGGACAGATGAGACAGTGCAGACAGAAACAAAGTGAGGTCATGGGATTGCGTGGTGTTTCCATGGAGTTTAGGATGTTAGGCACCGTAATCAGATACACAGTGGCCAAATAAGAGTGATAATCACGACTAAGATCAACCCATCTAAGATATCCACCTTATTTTTCAAGCTGGTTTGTTAACACAGAAAGTATGTGTCCTACTGTCACTActttatcaaaataaaaatccaaaatagaATTTGAGGGCATATGGATTTGTTAGTTGATCTGGCATGGAAACCCACAGCAAGGTCCTGAGACAGACATCAATCTGTAGAGGACAGTTAGAATTCAAAGAAAACACGGGAAAAGCAAATTGGTTAGAGACCGAAAACATGAGGACAAGAGGAAACGGAAAATTAGAGGAAGGCAGAAAAAGCCTGAGCACTTCAGTAGATTGATTTGGTTGTACTGACTGAGGAAAACTGAGCTTGAGAATAAAGCAAAAGAGGCagataaaactgtaaaaagaTGTTCCATTAAAGTTAGTGCTGCTGCCTTTGTGGAACAGTCTCCAGCATCCAGCTAACACTCCCCCACTCTACAAGATACAAAAAACATGGACATATTAATATAGGGAAAAACAGTGATGATGGGAATTGGGAAATGTCGGACAAATGTAATGGGGTGTAATAACTGGGGAAAGGGAACCAGGAAGGTAGAAATGAGAAATAGGGAACTGGGAAGGGGGTCTGGCAGGTGGGAAATGGGAGGAACAAGCTGGAAAGCATGGTTTGGCTGGTGGGAAATGGGAAGAGGGGTCTGGCTGGTGGGAAATGGGAAGAATGAACTGGGAAGCATGGTCTGGCTGGTGGGAAATGGGAAGAGGGGTCTGGCTGGTGGGAAATGGGAAGAATGAACTCGGAAGCATGGTCTGGCAGGTGGGAAATAGGAAGAATGATCTGGAAGGTGGGAAATGGGAAGAATGAACTCGGAAGCATGGTCTGTCAGGTGGGAAATGGGAAGAGGGGTCTGGCTGGTGGGAAATGGGAAGAATGAAATGGGAAGCATGGTCTGGCTGGTGGGAAATGGGAAGAAGGGGTCTGGCTGGTGGGAAATGGGAAGAATGAACTGGGAAGCATGGTCTGGCAAGTGGGAAATGGGAAGAGGGGTCTGGCAGGTGGGAAATGGGAAGAATGAACTCGGAAGCATGGTCTGGCGGGTGGGAAAGGGGAAGAATGAACAGGGAAGCATGGTCTTGCAGGTGGGAAATAGGAATAATCAACTGGGAcgcagaaaaatgtttgttggGGCCTGGGATGTAAGAAATGGAGTGAGGGACAGGGAGTTTGGAAATTGGAAATTGGCAGGCAACTGGGAACTGGGAATTGGGGAAGGGACGTATGTACTGGATGGAGGACCAAACAAGACACAAAACATGACTATGATGCTGGTTTGGGGGAGGAGATGAATTCTCACCAGGAATTTGCGCTTCTGTTTCCAGTGGTTGCCCTGTGCGTTGGTGGACATGTGGGCCTCAGTGACGACGCGGATCAGCTCCCATTCCTCCTGCGACGGCTCAGGTCGCTCCCACACCATCTTCTGCATCTCCTCACGCTTCCGCCGCTCTCGGTTCTCCTCAATCAGCTTCCGTTTGGCCAGACGCTTGCTGTCATCCAGCACCACTGAAGGGAGGGAAAGGTGGATCGATTGATTCATTTATACGGTTTTAAATTGGCAAGGTTACTCTTGATAATCTCATGACTTGATCCATGACTAAACATTATCAAACAAGCAGACAAACTGATTGAAGCAACTGCACCATATAAAAGTCTTCTTAATTATCAAATATCTGTGAAGTAGATCGGCTGGTCGAGTTTTTATCGTTGTCCAAGACCAACTTCGCCATGacgatgtactgtatatcaattCACTCTATCTATCacgtgaaagaaagagaattcCTCTCTGTTTTGGATATAGTTTCAGAAATTAGCCATTTTAGTTAGCTTTCCTTATCTCCTTTTAAAGAAAGAATCCAAAACTCATATTTCAGGGCTACAATCCAATCTCATGGTcatagattattattttatgaccaCAAGGTACTAAAGTTGTGGACATGAATTATATAACTTGAGTCCATAATACATGGCCTCCGGGTAATGACCTCCAACCTGGCGAGAATTTGCTTAAGGTGACGTGGGCTAACAGTATATCCATGTCCCAATGCGAGAGACTCCACTGTCTTTATGCGTCATTCCAAGATTGATTACAAGTGTAATATTATTAATCGTCTCAACGCTTCGCTTCCTGCTGCCACAGTGGTCTAATTCAATGGATTTCCCTGTACCTCACTCATTTTAAATTACAATAGTTGCTATGAGAAATGTAATGTGTTGCTGCAGTATATTAATTTGTGGCCATacgttagtaaaaaaaaaacaaacaaaccaccaTGTCATCTCACTGAAAAAATAATGATGCACTAAATCACAGCTGATAGCTGCATACGAATAACACTGCTGCAAACGACCACAGGTTAATTCATTTAATGAGTTGCTTTTTTTAAGTTCCtagttcatttgttttcatgagTCTTTAGTCTAGAGCCGCTATCTTGAGTTTCCATCTCTGTAAAATATgcaaacattttcctgtattattctatatgtatatttcacATAGGCCTGTTGCATTAAATATGATTACTGTACACAGAGAACACTCACAGTCGGTCGCCATTCCAACAGCAATGCATTTCTTGAAGCGGCATTCCTGGCACTGGTTCCGCGTGACTTTGTCGATTACACATTTCCCCTCGTATTTACATGCATAGGTCGGGTTCAGGTTCTTCTGGATCGTACGCCTGAAAAAACCCTGGAAAAAGGGAGAACATAAATATGTTTTGTGGCTGTATCTCTTAGCAACTTTGTCAACTCACAGTAAACTGTCTGATAAACATTCGAGATGTGTGACCAGTCTAGAGGTGATATTAGACATTATAACAATCCCTGTGTATTGCCTGAGTCTGATTAGTCAATAAATggttatttttctataatatagcagctctgactgcaaggtttatattagtgtATATTAGGTATACATTAATCTTGTAGTAACAcaacacagggacttgtatgttgGATGCTCctcataaacaaattaaaatgtgtaattgttgatatggtgaagtctTGGTGTGAGGACATTGTGGCAGCGGGGGCGTAGTCGATCATCAGCTGTGGATGTTGAGGAGGCGGGTCGAACCGGCAGGTAACGcatgatgattctcacctgtgtcttattAGCCCAAGTTTACTTATGTGTGTCTCTTTGTGCCTTCAGGATCCCCCATGacaggcaagagagagagagttgagcAGCACAGAGccgtgggtgggtgggtgtgcgtgcgtgcgtgtgtatgtgtaagtattacactaaaaaaataaaaaactgttcGAGTTGTCTCAAGCCTGCATCCCGTTTCCTCATTTCCCGCCAAACCGAAGAGAATTGTTACAGAgatgtttatataacatttttggaaggagtctcctgtATTTGCGCTAAACAGTTCGAAATAAAGCTATAACTTACGTCTTCAGGACGGGGGGCTTTGTGATTTcatggtaacatgacaaacagtgttttttttgtcttattaactccaagagagagagaaaaaagagagactggtaaCTGTTCATAGCTGCTTGTTAACATGCTAACTTGTTTCGCCGAcgttccacaatgttaaatgtaactatgagtGGATAAAAAGACGTGTTGCTccgtaataaataaaaaaagttcagtgttgagaaattgctgtggtattggaggaataaaacacttcggtaTACATTACTGATTCCTACCTTGCAGCCCTCACAGGTGATACACCGGTAATGGTATCCTGTCGCTTTGTCTCCACACACTACACAAAGTTCGTCCCTGTCCAGGTAACTTGGTATGTACCCTGAAAAGGACACACAAATAGCTCAACATCTACATTAGGAATAAGGAATTCTTACATGTGGCACTGAAAAAGTATCAGTATGTAGTAATGTTCAACtaattcaaacaaataaaatttcatgactttttttttttttcgaaaggAATTAAAGATGCCATtcataaaaataagaaatgcaAAATAGTGGAAGAGCAAaccaaaaaagtaaaaataagttCTAACATAACAACAAAAAGTTCAAAGGTAACAATAAAAAAGAGGCAATGTTACGATTGCGCTTTACCAGGAAAACAAAATCGTGGAAACTACTAATTGTGATTCAAGtaccacatacagtacagatcGATAAAGTGGTGCAAAGCAAGCTGAGCTAAATCCTCAATGCTCATGCAGAGCACAGAAGCTCCAGAACATGACTCAATAATGCTTATGATCAATAAGAGCACATAAGAGGTCCTTGCGTCAGTAAGACCAGGCCATCTGCTCCTGTACATGTGCCCCAACTGCCATTCGGGGAAATCAATATACTATACAAtgcatacaacacacacacacacacacacacacacacacacacacacaagtcgtATATCATTTTTGTGTATCTCACTCAAGCCACAACACTTTCATTCATTACTCTTAATTTAAGTGAGGAcctgctataataataataataataataataataataataacaacaacaacaataagtataataatcaataataataataataataatactaataataataatgataataataaaaagaaaacatccacTACAAAGGATGTAACAATATATAACAATAAAGAAATGGGAGATTTAATACTGTTAATGATATGCCAAATCCcccctaaacaaacaaacaaacaaacaaataacagcaCAAAATAGGGGAATTGGGTAAAGCAAAGGggtattggggggaaaaaacagtagTCTATTTCTTAAAACAATTTAAGAAAACTGTATTTCTACaatgttaaaaaattattaaaaaaataggtTTCTCTAACCAAATAAGTGCGTACACTATAAAGTATAGTaaagtactagtagtagtaaagTACTAGTACTAGTAAAGTACTTCAAAGTAGCTgtcaaaaaaagcacaatactGGCTTTTGCAGTTATCACAATGTCATTTCTTTCATCTCTACTCACTACTATGTGCGTGCGTCACAATCTAGAAGTGCTTCCTCAGTACCTTTCTTATGTGACACCTGTATCCACTGCATCTGAGAAAAGTCTGGCCTGCCATCAGAGAAGTACTCGGGCTGCTGGTAGTGGCTAAGCGGTACCTCCATGGCGCAGAACTCGCTCTTAAACGCCGGGTTGCTGCCTGGATAAGTGCCTGGGTACATGCCAGGGTATGGCTGGCTGGGCGGCCAGGCCTGCTCCAAGCAAGGAGGGTTGTGGTGTAGCGGCTGAGACTCGCAATGACCAAAAGTGGACCCGTCGCCACCGTACATACAATATTCACCTCCGCCTGGTACCGTGTAGCCTCCGGCCATGCCATGTGGCATCTCGTACATGTCCGGCATACAGTAATTCATCCCTATGCTCTTTTAAggcacaacaataacaatagctGTGTAGTTATTACCACAGAAAGCTCATCCGTTCTAAGGTTTGAGAAACGGCTCACGGAGCGACATGTACAAACAAATGTGTACTGTTATCAGTGCTGACCTATTCAATTTGAATACCGGTCCGACAAATTTTTCGTTGGCGGACGTGCATAAGAACTATTCCTTACATACGCTGTACTTCTGAAAAAAATTACACTAAGTGTTCTGAACTTCAACAGATACAAACTCTTGGACATGCATCAGCAAAAAAGTCAGGCAAAAGccaatggtgtgaaaaatacCCAGAGGACACACGGCTTTATATATGACGAATGACCCACCCCATTTCACCTACCCCTTGTCCGGCCAAACTGGGAGGCAGATTTATGACAATGTGTTCTTCTAATCTGACGCTGGACAAATCCTGGAAACAGAGCTTGCTCAGATTAGAGCCAAGCGTAATGTTCTTCACCAGAATCTTGACAGTGCTATCAATGAGACGGATGAGTGTTTTATCATCAATATTAATAACTATAACGAGCAAACTTCTACAAAGGATTACAGTCAATCCTCCTGAAAGTCAACGTGCCTAGTTACACTCCATGATCTCATATGATGTGAATCAGTGCTAATCCATATTGACATTATTCTGGATAACAATAAATGACTCTGAGAGGATACTTGTGACGACCACTTTTTTAATGTCAGTTTATCGGCTGACACTGACAAGAAGCTGAGCCTTTAATCAAGCTGGCGTATAAAGCAAGAGCTTTTTCACAGTTCAATGACTTGTGTGTTCATTCGTTAACACGAGCATGAAGTGTGAATACCACTGATAATTTCCTGTATTGACAGGtgaaattgaaatatttcactcctTCAAATTCTAGGAGTTGTCAGCAGATGCCTTAAAGCTTTCCATAAAGTTTCATTGTAATTAAGAATAATTCATATCTAATCTAACATACAATTATGAAAATTACtaatagtgtatatataaagaataatatatatatatattcttatgagACTGAAATACAACTgtttataatacaaaaaaatcagaAACAATGTTGTaccacattttttatttgcctTCAATAGATTTCAATAATGCACTTTTATTCCATAAAGTTTCACTGTTTTCATAAATTCCATAATTCCATAAGGTTTCACTGCGATTAagaataattcatatttaaacTAACATACAACTATGAAAATTAACAagtgtacatatatgtatatatatatatatatatatatatatatatatatatatatatatatatatatatattatgttcaTTCCTGAGACTGAAATGCAACTGTTTatagtacaaaaaaaatcagaaacaaTGTTGTACAGtaatttttatttgctttcaaCAGATTTCGATAATGTACTTGTAATTTTCTTGAATTTTGTAGTTATATataattctgaaagaaaaaaaaacattcacagacTGTGTCTTCGTCACTGAAAAAACACAATCCATTGGCTCAAAAATAACAACTGCCAAAAAGATCCCccctgcaacaacaacaacaaaaaaaaaccccagatcaTGGATGCAGACAGCCATGGCTAAGACAATTAAGTGATAAGCATGGAACAGCTGTTTACGTCAAGGGCCTCTAAGGCAAATCTGCTCCTGATCACAAGCTTAACTcaagtttaactttttgatgAGGTGACGTCCTCACATGTACGGGGTATTTCCAAAAGTACTTCAACCGATAAACAACTTCTGACACGCACTGATGCTACACAACACTGTCTTTAGTCGGTCCTCATTAAATACTTGTAGCCTCATAACATGCTGCCAAGATTTTAAGGGTGACTTTAACTTTTATTCAAAGTTCGACCAATTAACTCTATATTAACTCATAAAAGAAGAGATAAAATGAAAATTGCTGTTAGAGTATGGTTCACAAATCGCCACAATTACTCGACAAATCAGTTAACGCAGCAATTCCCGGCCAGAAACCCATAGCTGAAAGTGTACTAATTATTAGCTAAAGTCTAAGATTAGCAATTTCGACCGGAAAATAACCTTGGTCTTTCCAACCAGCCTTCATGACGGCTGATTATTTCATTGCTTAATTTaccaatattttattaaaatgatccaGTACCAGCCATGAATTGATCATTTATATAATGTAGTAGAAAAAATCGAATGTTAGCTGGACTTAAAAATGGCAACGCGTTAATTCaccatacacaaaacatattcTTACCTTCTTCTCACACAAACCATAATCAGTCCTTCTTATATATTGACATTAGATCTTGAACAAAATTTGCATCCATACACAGAAGAGTCCTCTCCATCCTTACACAGAGCAGTCTGACTCGGATCCTTTTCCTATATTGATCAAGCTCAAAAAGGATCCTGAAAGTTGACGCTTCTAATTTGAAGAAGCAACTGAATATTCCCACAGTGCTGTAGGCAAGATGAGAGCTGTGTGCTTGCTTCGGTAGTGGACCTACAAGTGAGCTTTTCCACCCATTTATTCCCTCTTTAATTGATCACTTAAGGTCTTAGGGGTTCAAAGCTGGTCATGTACAATTTTCAGATAGCAGGCCCTCACAGCATTGGGGATAGGGCCTGGTTTGACATGGCTTCTTTAGCCAGATGTCCCCAGCGACATGGTGTTACCTGAAAAGAACATGCTGCCTGGGCCACTTTGCATTGAAGGCCTAAGGGTGAATCAAGGGAAAGCAAACAAAACCCGGAGAGTCTCCAAAACCCCACCTAGTCAAAATTAGAGACAGATTAGACTCTGCATAATGCTCAAAGGAATGGTCAACATAAGGAACAACTCAACGAGTGTCAGCGTCAATTATGTGTCAGTGCAAAACAGCCGAAAGAAGCTTTTGGTATCGATCGGTGCGGTGGGATTAATAATTATCTGACAGTAAGCATTGAAGAATGCTTCAGAGTAAGCATTCTAAGAGTCCTACTAAGTCCTTTCTTAACATGTCTGTTATCTCCAAGTCTCCGATTATTGCTAATCCTTATGTGCATTTTTTGCtcaaataaaacttttaaattGAGATTAAAGACAACTGTGTGTAGAGAGTATTCTTCAAAATGCATTACATTCTTTGGACTGATAATGAATTATTGTTCATTAGCAATACCATGTGTAAAATGTGGAGATATAAACCAGAATACAAAATTGTACTGACTGGATTTTATTGTTACTGGTTTAgccagaaaaatatatttaggaTGTGTTGGTCTGGACctattaaacttttaaaaaaaaaaaaaaaaaaaaaaaaaaaaaaaaatcagtctgtTGGAGGTGACAGGTGGAGTGATCTCATCTTGACAGAGGTCTTCACAGATGAGATCACACACCTGCACTTGAGAATGCACCATAAAACTGAACCCTGGtccagcaaaaaacaaaacaaatcagggTTCTCCATCCTCATCCAAGAGAACCCTGGTtcctttgacaagggccaaattgtgatggctagccgactgggtcagagcatctccaaaacgacaggacttgtggggtgttcccagtatgtaGTGATTAGTactagggatgctccgatcaggatttttgcagCTGATACCGATTACTGATTTCTTATGATATGTAAGCTTTCTGTTGACCGTCActgtcaacttttttttttcagatatttttttttcagaccttttttttgggttatattatttacaataatgttgtagattgttgttttaattggGAATCAAATAAATCTCACAACAAATGTTCATGttacaatgaacattttaataggcctttaaaaatacacagcaaatggcgaatttttcattgtttctcgCGACCTCGTAATAATTCCACACTGGTGATGACATGACTGCGGTGCTAAAGTTTAACGTCATCATGTGTTTTACGTCATCAAATTGTGATCGGTTCGTGAGATCGGCCAAATTCAGAGACTACCGATCGAGCCATAGAATGTGAttatcggctgataccgatTGGCGGCCAATTGATCGGAGAATCCCaagttagtacctaccaaaagtggtccaaggaaggacaaccagtgaactggcgacagggtcatgggcgcctaaggttcccacagaagagctactgtagcacaaattgctgacaAATTTAATGCTGGCTCCTGGCATTcttgtggatgttactttgacacaaacCACCTACCTagacattgttgcagaccaagtacacgccttcatggcaacagtattccctaatcgCAGTGGCCCTTAcagaacttaaaggatctgctgctaatgtcttggtgccagaaccACAGCATACCTTCAGCGGACTTGTGGAGTCCATCccttgacgggtcagagctgttttggtggcacagcTGGGACCgacacaatattaagcaggtggttttaaatattaacactGGCACATTattaactgtaataaaaaatacacctGCAT carries:
- the LOC128615658 gene encoding thyroid hormone receptor beta isoform X1, with amino-acid sequence MSGYIPSYLDRDELCVVCGDKATGYHYRCITCEGCKGFFRRTIQKNLNPTYACKYEGKCVIDKVTRNQCQECRFKKCIAVGMATDLVLDDSKRLAKRKLIEENRERRKREEMQKMVWERPEPSQEEWELIRVVTEAHMSTNAQGNHWKQKRKFLSAVGVKETKAEDIGQGTIVSTPEGSKVDIEAFSQFTKIITPAITRVVDFAKKLPMFCELPCEDQIILLKGCCMEIMSLRAAVRYDSESETLTLNGEMAVTRGQLKNGGLGVVSDAIFDLGVSLSSFNLDDSEVALLQAVILLSSDRPGLTSADRIERCQEEFLLAFEHYVNYRKHKVAHFWPKLLMKVTDLRMIGACHASRFLHMKVECPTELFPPLFLEVFED
- the LOC128615658 gene encoding thyroid hormone receptor beta isoform X2; the protein is MSGYIPSYLDRDELCVVCGDKATGYHYRCITCEGCKGFFRRTIQKNLNPTYACKYEGKCVIDKVTRNQCQECRFKKCIAVGMATDLVLDDSKRLAKRKLIEENRERRKREEMQKMVWERPEPSQEEWELIRVVTEAHMSTNAQGNHWKQKRKFLAEDIGQGTIVSTPEGSKVDIEAFSQFTKIITPAITRVVDFAKKLPMFCELPCEDQIILLKGCCMEIMSLRAAVRYDSESETLTLNGEMAVTRGQLKNGGLGVVSDAIFDLGVSLSSFNLDDSEVALLQAVILLSSDRPGLTSADRIERCQEEFLLAFEHYVNYRKHKVAHFWPKLLMKVTDLRMIGACHASRFLHMKVECPTELFPPLFLEVFED